The following proteins come from a genomic window of Fusobacterium sp.:
- the cas6 gene encoding CRISPR-associated endoribonuclease Cas6 → MKSWILELKVFLLEDIESYKTIEKITAFIDSTFDKNEYWKEYHKDRKVKEYCFNSFYPVKVNTKKYNAGEIYTVQIRTISKELKEHFMKYLKDNITKELKGLIIKEREMEYRYIDKLVSVTPTILKTENGYWKKNITLEEYENRLKLNIIKKYNSIFNEKLDENVDLFNFIEFKNKIPVKIKYKNINLLGDKLILGIAKNETAQKLAFLCLSVGLGEMNARGFSYMNPRWV, encoded by the coding sequence ATGAAGAGTTGGATTCTGGAATTGAAAGTTTTTTTATTAGAAGACATAGAATCGTATAAAACCATAGAAAAAATAACGGCTTTTATAGATTCTACTTTTGATAAAAATGAATACTGGAAAGAATATCATAAAGATAGAAAAGTAAAAGAGTATTGTTTTAATTCTTTTTATCCAGTAAAAGTTAATACTAAAAAGTATAATGCTGGAGAAATATATACAGTACAGATAAGAACTATTTCCAAAGAACTAAAAGAGCATTTCATGAAATATTTAAAAGATAATATAACAAAGGAATTAAAAGGCTTGATAATAAAAGAAAGGGAAATGGAATATAGATATATTGATAAGCTTGTTTCTGTTACACCTACAATACTTAAAACAGAAAATGGATACTGGAAAAAAAATATTACATTGGAAGAATATGAGAATAGATTAAAATTAAATATAATAAAAAAATATAATTCTATTTTTAATGAAAAGCTAGATGAAAATGTTGATTTATTTAATTTTATTGAATTCAAGAATAAGATTCCTGTAAAAATAAAATACAAGAATATTAATTTGCTTGGAGATAAGCTTATTCTGGGAATAGCTAAAAATGAAACTGCTCAAAAATTAGCTTTTCTATGTCTGAGTGTTGGGCTGGGAGAGATGAATGCAAGAGGGTTTTCTTACATGAATCCAAGATGGGTATAA
- a CDS encoding type I CRISPR-associated protein Cas7, with product MKNRIYGVIGIRSMMANWNADFTGFPKTTSSGEVFGSDKALKYPMKKKWENEGEKVLYVKSLKVDSGEGKKGEVAVRPKSLRERYDEIFEANLKEEKDKTNVMKNLFKAIDVKNFGATFAEEKNNISITGAVQIGQGFNKYANTYVEEQQILSPFRDSSKDEKEGEASQSTLGTKIVSNEAHYFYPFVINPQVYRDFIKMGMTEGYTEEDYKKFKDAALTSATFFNSNSKLGCENEFALFIEVKEGYYLPELAQYVKFSKEKDFVVIELGFDELINQFKDNILSVEIYYNTLNVKIKHDIKGAKEYNIFTRKEV from the coding sequence ATGAAAAATAGAATATATGGTGTGATAGGAATAAGATCAATGATGGCAAACTGGAATGCAGATTTTACAGGATTTCCTAAAACAACTTCATCAGGGGAAGTTTTTGGAAGTGATAAAGCTTTGAAATACCCAATGAAAAAAAAGTGGGAAAATGAAGGAGAAAAAGTTTTGTATGTAAAAAGTTTGAAAGTAGATAGTGGAGAAGGAAAAAAAGGTGAGGTAGCAGTAAGACCTAAATCATTAAGAGAAAGATATGATGAAATATTTGAAGCTAATTTGAAAGAAGAGAAAGATAAAACTAATGTAATGAAAAATCTTTTTAAAGCAATAGATGTAAAGAATTTTGGAGCAACTTTTGCAGAGGAGAAAAATAATATATCTATTACAGGAGCAGTTCAGATAGGACAAGGATTCAATAAATATGCAAACACATATGTAGAAGAGCAACAAATATTGTCACCATTTAGAGATAGCAGTAAGGATGAAAAAGAAGGAGAAGCCAGTCAATCAACTTTGGGAACAAAAATAGTAAGTAATGAGGCTCACTATTTTTATCCATTTGTGATTAATCCACAAGTGTATAGAGATTTTATAAAAATGGGAATGACTGAAGGATACACAGAAGAAGACTACAAAAAATTTAAAGATGCAGCTCTGACTTCAGCCACTTTCTTTAATTCAAACTCAAAATTAGGATGTGAAAATGAGTTTGCGCTATTTATAGAGGTAAAAGAGGGGTATTATCTTCCAGAGTTAGCTCAGTATGTAAAATTTTCTAAAGAAAAAGATTTTGTTGTAATAGAATTAGGGTTTGATGAGCTTATAAATCAATTCAAAGATAATATTTTATCTGTAGAGATATATTACAATACTTTAAATGTGAAAATAAAACATGATATAAAAGGAGCTAAAGAATATAATATCTTTACTAGAAAAGAGGTATAA
- the cas5b gene encoding type I-B CRISPR-associated protein Cas5b yields MEILKFTLSGRTAFFKIPEVNSYVYFSYGHIHKVSLLGLLGAVMGYGGYNSQGEKEYPEFYEKLKDIKISIMPKNTNGSFSKKIQFFNNSVGYASNEEGGNLIVKEQWLEDVEWDIFIKIEDTDIHKELKERMKNYNFEYTVYLGKNDHLATINNVEIFQGENFLEDESEINSLFMKEHIEGFSEEEFNVLGSENDEIKYDHKYEEKLPLSLQNISNQYEVESLIFTNKKCILKNKNNFVKVNNQIIEFY; encoded by the coding sequence ATGGAGATATTAAAATTTACTTTAAGTGGGAGAACAGCTTTTTTTAAGATCCCTGAAGTCAATTCTTATGTATATTTCTCTTATGGACACATACACAAGGTTTCATTACTGGGGTTATTAGGAGCTGTAATGGGTTATGGAGGATATAATTCTCAAGGAGAAAAGGAATATCCAGAGTTTTATGAAAAATTAAAAGATATCAAAATTTCTATCATGCCTAAAAATACTAATGGAAGTTTTTCAAAGAAAATTCAGTTTTTTAATAATTCAGTAGGGTATGCAAGTAATGAAGAGGGTGGAAATCTGATTGTTAAAGAGCAATGGTTGGAAGATGTAGAATGGGATATTTTTATAAAAATAGAGGATACAGATATTCATAAAGAATTGAAAGAAAGAATGAAAAATTATAATTTCGAATATACAGTATATCTTGGAAAGAATGATCATTTAGCAACAATAAATAATGTAGAGATATTTCAAGGAGAAAATTTTTTAGAAGATGAAAGTGAAATAAATTCTCTATTTATGAAAGAGCACATAGAAGGTTTTTCTGAAGAAGAATTTAATGTCTTAGGATCAGAAAATGATGAAATAAAATATGATCATAAATATGAAGAAAAATTACCTCTTTCTCTTCAAAATATTTCTAATCAATATGAAGTTGAAAGTTTAATTTTTACCAATAAAAAATGTATTTTAAAAAATAAAAATAATTTTGTAAAAGTGAATAATCAAATAATAGAATTCTATTAG
- the cas3 gene encoding CRISPR-associated helicase Cas3' translates to MFEEELFSIEKYVKDESKVLAHISDIKNPETLLEHSDLVVKYLKKIYKDKNLKIVFDKLAEKFWGQNEILKKFWNEMIINVPCMHDIGKLNINFQIDKMKNKIFRRVPLYQSKKHSNLSARIYIDYFSNKVFNLCLEKKLDNKNAVKCFIFIILNSYVISRHHSSTKSLNEDFFCEIINDYEKYKELFEEINNYCPNLNFSIKENKNLFRVLKQLKTGEKEWNNSVEADEWNSIDYYIYTKLLYSLLVSSDFYATSEYSSGKPIESLNFLTNINEYISVFNNTEIYKGIKLHQETGKFFTEDNINYHRSEMFLEAEENLEKDTKENILFLEAPTGSGKTVTSINLALRLLEKNRELNKIFYIFPFNTLVEQTNSSLREIFQDSSLEENISVINSITPIKEVESEDEYKKDNIDYERSLLNRQFIHSPIVLTTHVHFFETLFGIDRESSFALPHLANSVVIMDEIQSYKNKIWKEIIIFLKKYAEILNIKIIIMSATLPNLSVLLMQDAKIPSLVTDREKYYKNPIFKDRVSLDFSLLEKEYGREELFEKIEKIILEKYKNKKVVVEFIKKASAFDFYKRLTERNEEIKEDIFLITGDDNKAERKRIIKEAKDNKRKSMILVATQVIEAGVDIDMDIGFKNISILDADEQFLGRINRSCKKKNCKVYFFKLDDGGKIYKGDVRIQDRFTLMNEEMREILKSKNFNEYYSKILKELEKFSKDEKKEENIDDFRKDKVIQLNFKEIYERLKLITDDRRTKMIFFSRNMNIEREEIEGNEVWKEFREILLNNEMGYAERRVKLSKVMEKVDLFSYNIPVEMTYRLSYQDKIGDNILYIEDGEEYFINGKFDRKKLQSDKDFEMIL, encoded by the coding sequence ATGTTTGAAGAAGAACTTTTTTCAATAGAAAAGTATGTAAAAGATGAAAGTAAAGTTTTAGCTCATATATCAGATATAAAGAATCCAGAGACATTATTAGAACATTCTGATTTAGTGGTAAAATATCTTAAAAAAATATATAAAGATAAAAATTTAAAAATAGTTTTTGATAAACTTGCAGAGAAATTTTGGGGTCAAAATGAAATTTTAAAAAAATTTTGGAATGAAATGATAATCAATGTACCTTGTATGCATGATATTGGTAAATTAAATATAAATTTTCAAATTGATAAAATGAAAAATAAAATATTTAGAAGAGTTCCTTTATATCAAAGTAAGAAGCATTCTAATTTATCTGCAAGAATATATATCGATTATTTTAGCAATAAAGTTTTTAATCTATGTTTAGAAAAAAAATTAGATAACAAAAATGCTGTTAAATGTTTTATTTTTATCATTTTGAATTCCTATGTCATATCAAGACATCATTCTTCTACTAAGAGTTTAAATGAGGATTTCTTTTGTGAAATAATAAATGATTATGAAAAATATAAAGAATTATTTGAAGAAATAAATAATTATTGTCCTAATTTGAATTTTTCAATAAAAGAAAATAAAAATCTATTCAGAGTATTGAAACAATTAAAAACAGGAGAAAAAGAATGGAATAATTCAGTAGAAGCTGATGAGTGGAATTCTATTGACTATTATATTTATACAAAATTATTGTATTCTTTATTAGTGTCATCGGATTTTTATGCTACAAGTGAATATAGTTCTGGAAAACCAATAGAGAGTCTAAATTTTCTTACAAATATTAATGAGTATATATCTGTTTTTAATAATACAGAAATATATAAAGGGATCAAATTACATCAGGAAACAGGGAAATTTTTTACTGAGGATAATATAAACTATCATAGAAGTGAGATGTTTTTAGAAGCAGAAGAAAATTTGGAAAAAGATACAAAAGAAAATATTCTATTTTTAGAAGCACCAACAGGTTCAGGAAAAACAGTTACTTCTATTAATTTAGCATTGAGATTATTAGAAAAAAATAGAGAGCTAAATAAAATATTCTACATATTTCCATTTAATACTTTAGTAGAGCAAACAAATTCATCTCTGAGGGAAATATTTCAAGATTCATCTTTAGAGGAAAATATTTCAGTAATAAATTCAATAACTCCTATAAAAGAAGTTGAAAGCGAAGATGAATATAAAAAAGATAATATCGATTATGAAAGATCACTATTAAATAGACAATTTATACATTCACCAATAGTCTTAACAACTCATGTCCATTTTTTTGAAACTTTATTTGGAATTGATAGGGAGAGTAGCTTTGCTCTCCCACACTTAGCTAATAGTGTAGTAATAATGGACGAAATACAAAGTTATAAAAATAAAATCTGGAAAGAGATAATAATATTCTTAAAAAAATATGCAGAGATTTTAAATATTAAAATAATTATTATGTCTGCAACACTTCCAAACTTATCAGTTTTATTAATGCAAGATGCAAAAATTCCATCTCTTGTAACTGACAGAGAAAAATACTATAAAAATCCAATTTTTAAAGATAGAGTATCCTTAGATTTCTCTCTCTTAGAGAAAGAATATGGAAGAGAAGAACTATTTGAGAAAATAGAAAAAATTATTCTTGAAAAATATAAAAATAAAAAAGTAGTAGTGGAGTTTATTAAAAAAGCTTCTGCATTTGATTTCTATAAAAGATTAACAGAAAGAAATGAGGAGATTAAGGAAGATATTTTCTTAATAACTGGTGATGACAATAAAGCTGAGAGAAAAAGAATAATAAAAGAAGCAAAAGATAACAAAAGAAAAAGCATGATACTAGTAGCAACTCAGGTAATTGAGGCAGGAGTGGATATAGATATGGATATTGGATTCAAAAATATATCTATATTAGACGCTGATGAACAATTTTTAGGAAGAATTAATCGTTCTTGTAAGAAAAAAAATTGTAAAGTCTATTTTTTTAAATTAGATGATGGAGGAAAGATTTATAAAGGCGATGTGAGAATACAGGATAGATTTACGCTGATGAATGAAGAGATGAGAGAGATTCTTAAAAGTAAGAATTTTAATGAATACTATAGTAAAATTCTTAAGGAATTAGAAAAATTTTCTAAGGATGAAAAAAAAGAAGAAAATATAGATGACTTTAGGAAAGATAAAGTTATCCAACTAAATTTTAAAGAAATATATGAAAGATTAAAATTAATAACAGATGATAGAAGAACAAAAATGATATTTTTCTCTAGAAATATGAATATAGAAAGAGAAGAGATAGAAGGAAATGAGGTATGGAAAGAATTTAGAGAAATACTTTTAAATAATGAAATGGGATATGCTGAAAGAAGAGTAAAGTTATCTAAAGTAATGGAGAAAGTGGATCTGTTTTCATATAATATTCCTGTGGAAATGACATATAGATTGTCTTATCAAGATAAAATTGGAGATAATATTCTATATATTGAAGATGGAGAAGAATATTTTATTAATGGAAAATTTGATAGAAAGAAACTACAATCAGATAAAGATTTTGAAATGATATTGTAA
- a CDS encoding CRISPR-associated protein Cas4: protein MPINGTIINYFIHCKRQCYMHYNRINMEDESELVKIGKAMHEEKKTDEITVENIKVDKIKKDYLIEIKKSDADIEAAKMQVLYYLLKLKEKGIDKKGKIEVIEKNKSSRKSYEIELTAENEIYIKNIIEEIEKLVEKDELPPVEKNNKCKKCAYYSYCYI from the coding sequence ATGCCTATAAATGGAACAATTATAAATTATTTTATTCATTGTAAAAGGCAGTGCTATATGCATTACAATAGAATAAATATGGAAGATGAAAGTGAATTAGTAAAAATTGGAAAAGCTATGCATGAAGAAAAAAAAACAGATGAAATAACTGTAGAAAATATCAAGGTAGATAAGATAAAGAAAGATTATTTAATAGAGATAAAAAAATCAGATGCAGATATTGAAGCAGCAAAAATGCAGGTACTTTATTATCTCTTGAAATTAAAAGAAAAAGGAATAGATAAAAAAGGGAAAATAGAAGTAATAGAAAAAAATAAATCTTCAAGAAAAAGCTATGAAATTGAACTTACTGCTGAAAATGAGATATATATAAAGAATATAATAGAGGAAATAGAAAAATTAGTTGAGAAAGATGAATTGCCACCAGTTGAAAAAAATAATAAATGTAAAAAATGTGCATATTATTCATATTGCTATATTTAA
- the cas1b gene encoding type I-B CRISPR-associated endonuclease Cas1b → MRAGTKYILSKGTLERKDNSLCFKNESKTTYIPIEGVKEIFALDEISVNTKLFDFLAKHGITLHFFNHYEGYSGTFYPKEKYVSGKLVIKQAEAHKNYKEIIAKSIVNGIGKNIYELLYHYYRHDKKELKEYLEWLSNEVERRLNESNDINEIMAVEGEIWAKFYDNFKIFLREDFIMNKRVKRPPDNPINALISFGNSILYTKTISQIYQTHLEQTISFLHSPSERRFSLSLDLSEVFKPIIVFRTIFECVNNRKLNVEKHFEKNLNYCILNETGKKIFLNSLEDRMNETFEHPVLKRKISYITAIKYDAYKLIKFLLENKEFIPFYIKEKM, encoded by the coding sequence ATGAGAGCTGGAACAAAATATATTTTGAGTAAAGGAACTCTTGAAAGAAAGGATAACTCACTGTGTTTTAAAAATGAAAGTAAAACAACATATATTCCTATTGAAGGAGTTAAAGAAATATTTGCATTAGATGAAATTTCTGTAAATACAAAGCTTTTTGATTTTTTAGCTAAGCATGGTATTACATTGCATTTTTTTAATCATTATGAGGGATATTCTGGAACTTTTTATCCAAAAGAAAAATATGTAAGTGGAAAGTTAGTGATTAAACAAGCAGAGGCTCATAAAAATTATAAAGAGATTATAGCTAAAAGCATTGTAAATGGAATTGGAAAAAATATTTATGAGTTGCTTTATCATTATTATCGTCATGATAAAAAAGAGTTAAAGGAATATTTAGAGTGGCTTTCTAATGAGGTAGAAAGAAGATTGAATGAGAGTAATGATATAAACGAGATAATGGCAGTGGAAGGAGAGATTTGGGCGAAATTTTATGATAATTTTAAAATCTTTTTAAGAGAAGATTTTATTATGAACAAAAGAGTTAAAAGACCACCAGATAACCCCATAAATGCTTTGATTTCTTTTGGAAATTCGATTCTATATACTAAAACTATCAGTCAGATTTACCAGACACATCTAGAACAAACAATAAGTTTTTTACATTCACCATCTGAGAGAAGATTTTCATTATCTTTAGATTTATCAGAGGTTTTTAAACCAATTATTGTATTTAGAACAATTTTTGAATGTGTAAACAACAGAAAACTAAATGTAGAAAAACATTTTGAAAAAAATTTGAATTATTGTATTTTAAATGAAACTGGTAAAAAAATATTTTTAAATTCTTTAGAAGATAGAATGAATGAAACTTTTGAGCATCCTGTTTTAAAAAGAAAGATTAGCTACATAACAGCTATAAAATATGATGCATATAAGTTAATAAAATTTTTATTAGAAAATAAAGAATTTATACCATTTTATATAAAGGAAAAGATGTAA
- the cas2 gene encoding CRISPR-associated endonuclease Cas2 produces the protein MKGKNYNYIFLFYDINEKRVNKVFKICKKYLNHHQRSVFRGEITPSNLIRLRLELKDIINKKEDFISIVKLISEHYFDEEIIGTPWKDDENMFI, from the coding sequence ATGAAAGGTAAAAATTATAACTATATATTTCTTTTTTATGACATAAATGAAAAAAGAGTGAATAAAGTTTTTAAAATTTGTAAGAAATATTTAAACCATCATCAGAGATCTGTATTTCGTGGAGAGATAACTCCTAGTAATTTAATAAGATTGCGTTTGGAATTAAAGGATATTATTAATAAAAAAGAAGATTTTATAAGCATTGTAAAATTAATAAGTGAACACTATTTTGATGAAGAGATAATAGGAACACCTTGGAAAGATGATGAAAATATGTTTATATGA
- a CDS encoding Mu transposase C-terminal domain-containing protein, translating to MKTSKSFLRFNNFIYTNNFLTSLKGKKIIVKYNPLDTDILYLFFKNQFLELLILQQAKKILSLFLYLIS from the coding sequence ATAAAAACAAGTAAATCTTTTTTAAGATTTAATAACTTTATTTATACCAATAATTTTTTAACTTCTCTGAAAGGAAAGAAAATTATTGTTAAATACAATCCTTTGGATACTGATATTTTATACTTATTCTTTAAAAATCAATTTTTAGAACTGCTAATATTACAACAGGCTAAAAAAATTCTTAGCCTGTTTTTATATTTGATCTCATGA
- a CDS encoding ACT domain-containing protein: MKEKYLIVNKKILPDYFEKVVEARNLLTEGKVKGISDAAKIVGISRSTYYKYKDYVFLPSDNSIGRKALVSMMLEHKKGVLSEVLNYLSFVNGNIITINQNIPINNVASVVISLDISDITIPIEDIIIGIEEINYVSSTKLLSLE, translated from the coding sequence ATGAAAGAAAAATACCTTATTGTCAATAAAAAAATACTTCCAGACTATTTTGAAAAAGTAGTTGAAGCTAGAAATCTTTTAACTGAAGGTAAAGTAAAAGGAATAAGTGACGCTGCAAAAATTGTTGGAATCAGCAGAAGCACTTACTATAAATATAAAGATTATGTCTTTCTTCCTTCTGACAACAGTATAGGAAGAAAAGCTCTGGTTTCTATGATGCTTGAGCATAAAAAAGGAGTTTTGTCTGAAGTTCTTAATTATCTATCATTTGTGAATGGAAATATAATTACGATAAATCAGAATATTCCTATAAATAATGTGGCATCAGTAGTAATATCCTTGGATATTTCAGATATAACTATTCCTATTGAGGATATAATTATTGGAATAGAAGAAATAAACTATGTAAGTTCGACAAAGCTTCTTTCATTAGAATAA
- the thrB gene encoding homoserine kinase, protein MITVKVPATTANIGPGFDTLGLAFKLYSYFTFKRIEYGLRIVGCEEKYQNDSNLVYTSFKKTLEILNYPVAGIEISIKSDIPVSRGLGSSAACIIGGVMGANIIAGNPLSKDEIFKICNDIEGHPDNIAPALFGGLTASLVEDGIPYTVQYNISENLYFCALVPDFRLSTAEARKVLPSEIPYQDAVYNVSRIAVLLKALENGDELLIKKALSDRLHEKYRNVLINEYEEVKEICEKNGNTALFISGSGPTLMNIAKTKDFQWKIEYEIKNLKNSWIIRTLDIDMKGAVVL, encoded by the coding sequence ATGATTACTGTAAAAGTCCCTGCAACTACAGCAAATATTGGTCCTGGTTTTGATACTTTGGGACTTGCTTTTAAACTTTATTCATATTTTACTTTTAAAAGAATTGAATATGGTTTAAGAATTGTTGGTTGTGAAGAAAAATATCAAAATGATTCTAATTTAGTATATACATCATTTAAGAAGACTTTAGAAATTCTAAACTATCCTGTTGCTGGTATAGAAATAAGTATAAAAAGTGATATTCCTGTATCCAGAGGGCTGGGAAGCAGTGCTGCCTGTATCATTGGGGGAGTAATGGGGGCAAATATTATTGCTGGAAATCCATTATCTAAGGATGAGATATTTAAAATATGCAATGATATTGAAGGGCATCCTGATAATATAGCCCCAGCTCTTTTTGGAGGCCTTACAGCTTCTTTAGTGGAAGATGGTATTCCATATACTGTTCAATATAATATTAGTGAAAATCTTTATTTCTGTGCACTAGTGCCAGATTTTAGATTATCTACAGCGGAAGCAAGAAAAGTTCTTCCATCTGAAATACCATATCAAGATGCAGTGTACAATGTATCAAGAATTGCTGTTTTATTGAAAGCTCTTGAAAATGGTGATGAACTTCTTATAAAAAAAGCTCTCTCTGACAGACTTCATGAAAAATACAGAAATGTTCTTATCAATGAATATGAAGAAGTAAAAGAAATTTGTGAAAAAAATGGAAATACAGCTCTTTTTATCAGTGGATCAGGACCAACATTGATGAATATTGCAAAAACTAAAGATTTTCAGTGGAAGATAGAATATGAGATAAAAAATCTAAAAAACAGCTGGATTATCAGAACTTTAGATATAGATATGAAAGGAGCAGTTGTTTTATAG
- the thrC gene encoding threonine synthase: MNSKFESTREQNIACSASQAVIKGIASDGGLFVRRDMKNLKINISELKGKKYTEIAEIILSKILDDYPEKSIKYCVESAYDKKFSSNDITPLVKVGNDYILELFHGPTSAFKDVALSVLPYLSTEALKLNKIKEKILILTATSGDTGKAALEGFKNIEGIKILVFFPNDGVSKVQEKQMISQEGNNTYVYAINGNFDDAQSEVKKIFTDEEVKKKLKNKNYSLSSANSINIGRLVPQIVYYFYSYMKLAESNEISLGEKVNFTVPTGNFGDILAGYYAELMGLPVNKLICASNENNVLYDFIQTGTYDRNRPFYKTLSPSMDILISSNLERLIYHLSGNDNKYIKSLMDELKSDGKYTVTQEIKNCIDNLFYAGYTNDLQTSETIKNVYNEYNYLLDTHTAVAYNVMKEFKEKDSKHKNIVLATASPYKFSKAVYESLFGENNSDEFKIMELLSEKTGVPIPENLKNLKNKKDIHTSIINKEDMKNCFEVIL; encoded by the coding sequence ATGAACAGCAAATTTGAAAGTACAAGAGAACAAAATATAGCATGCTCAGCTTCACAAGCTGTAATAAAAGGAATTGCAAGTGATGGAGGACTTTTTGTAAGAAGAGATATGAAAAATCTAAAGATAAATATTTCTGAATTAAAAGGTAAAAAATATACTGAAATAGCTGAAATAATTCTTTCTAAAATATTAGATGACTATCCAGAAAAAAGTATAAAATATTGTGTAGAAAGTGCTTATGATAAAAAATTTAGTTCTAATGACATAACTCCTTTAGTTAAGGTTGGAAATGACTATATATTAGAGCTATTTCATGGGCCTACTTCTGCTTTTAAAGATGTGGCTCTGTCTGTACTTCCATACCTTTCTACTGAGGCATTAAAACTAAATAAAATAAAAGAAAAAATTCTCATATTAACAGCAACTTCTGGAGATACTGGAAAAGCTGCTTTAGAAGGCTTCAAAAATATTGAGGGAATAAAAATACTGGTCTTTTTTCCAAATGATGGGGTCAGCAAAGTACAGGAAAAGCAAATGATATCACAAGAGGGAAATAATACATATGTTTATGCTATAAATGGTAATTTTGATGATGCTCAAAGTGAAGTTAAGAAAATATTTACAGATGAGGAAGTAAAGAAAAAACTAAAGAATAAAAATTATTCTCTTTCTTCTGCCAATTCTATAAATATAGGAAGATTGGTTCCCCAGATAGTTTATTATTTTTATTCATATATGAAATTAGCTGAAAGCAATGAAATTAGTTTAGGAGAAAAAGTTAATTTTACTGTTCCTACTGGAAATTTTGGTGATATTCTTGCTGGGTATTACGCAGAACTTATGGGACTCCCTGTAAATAAATTAATATGTGCTTCTAATGAAAACAATGTTTTATATGATTTTATTCAAACTGGAACATATGATAGAAATCGTCCATTCTATAAAACATTATCTCCATCTATGGATATATTAATATCTAGTAATTTGGAAAGACTTATATACCATTTAAGTGGAAATGATAATAAATATATAAAATCACTTATGGATGAATTAAAATCTGATGGAAAATATACTGTAACTCAAGAAATAAAAAATTGCATAGATAATCTATTTTATGCTGGATATACTAATGATTTACAAACAAGTGAAACAATTAAAAATGTCTATAATGAATATAATTATCTTTTAGATACACATACTGCTGTAGCATACAATGTCATGAAAGAATTTAAAGAGAAAGATTCTAAACATAAAAATATAGTTTTAGCTACAGCCAGTCCATATAAATTCAGCAAAGCTGTTTATGAATCTCTCTTTGGAGAAAATAATTCTGATGAATTTAAAATTATGGAATTGTTAAGTGAAAAAACAGGAGTTCCTATCCCTGAAAATCTTAAAAATTTAAAAAATAAAAAAGATATACATACTTCAATTATAAATAAAGAAGATATGAAAAACTGTTTTGAGGTGATATTATGA